GAACACAAAAAAAAGTTCCTGGAGCTCAAGGCGCAGCTGCCTCCTCAAGCCTCAGAACCCACGGTTTACGATCCCAATAACGAAGTGGCCCATTACCTAAAAATGATGGCTGACGGCCATGTCTTTCGCACCAGTGAAAGCGTGGATGCGAAGATCGCCAAGGTGCAAGATGCCGTGGACGCTCTGCGCATGGCCATGGAATTCGAAAAGGATTCCGTGATCTTTTTTCTGAGTATGCAAGATGCC
This DNA window, taken from Desulfosoma sp., encodes the following:
- a CDS encoding ferritin family protein; translated protein: MIFGFNAAEVFQIAVEIEENGKTFYEKALAKIEDPEVQAIFKDLAQQEVEHKKKFLELKAQLPPQASEPTVYDPNNEVAHYLKMMADGHVFRTSESVDAKIAKVQDAVDALRMAMEFEKDSVIFFLSMQDATEEEKGRQFIGLLVKEEQEHLRRLALQLKKMTH